One Leptolyngbyaceae cyanobacterium genomic window carries:
- a CDS encoding ferredoxin thioredoxin reductase catalytic beta subunit — protein sequence MTQTKNGTTSSDKNLEAMRQFSEQYAKRTGTYFCVDPSVTAVVIEGLAKHKDDLGSPLCPCRHYEDKEAEVNAAYWNCPCVPMRERKECHCMLFLTEDNDFAGQSQEISIEEIKAVRDSMA from the coding sequence ATGACTCAAACTAAAAACGGAACCACATCTAGTGACAAGAACCTGGAAGCAATGCGCCAGTTTTCCGAACAATATGCTAAGCGGACAGGTACTTATTTCTGTGTCGATCCTTCAGTAACCGCCGTCGTGATTGAAGGGCTAGCAAAACATAAAGATGACTTAGGATCTCCCCTGTGTCCTTGCCGTCACTACGAAGACAAAGAAGCAGAAGTAAACGCTGCTTACTGGAACTGTCCTTGCGTTCCCATGCGCGAACGCAAAGAATGCCATTGTATGTTGTTTTTAACCGAAGATAACGATTTCGCCGGCCAAAGCCAAGAAATTTCCATCGAGGAAATAAAAGCCGTTCGAGACAGCATGGCATAA
- a CDS encoding DUF309 domain-containing protein, which produces MTKESTEAFWQGVAQFNNGEYYACHDTLEALWMDSIEPEKTFYQGILQIAVALYHLGNQNWRGAVTLLGEGINRLRYYQPDYAEIDVDRLITDSWQLLNALQQFSATDLSEFVENLKLNQNQTLSLPKIVKLTDTFD; this is translated from the coding sequence ATGACGAAAGAATCAACGGAAGCATTTTGGCAAGGCGTAGCACAATTTAATAATGGAGAATACTACGCTTGCCACGATACCTTAGAAGCTTTGTGGATGGATTCAATAGAGCCTGAAAAAACTTTTTATCAGGGAATTTTACAAATAGCCGTCGCGCTTTATCATTTGGGTAATCAAAACTGGCGAGGTGCAGTAACTCTATTGGGAGAAGGTATCAATCGGTTGCGCTACTATCAACCAGATTACGCGGAAATAGATGTTGACCGATTAATTACAGACAGTTGGCAATTGTTGAATGCTTTACAACAATTTAGCGCCACCGATTTAAGCGAATTTGTCGAAAATTTGAAGCTCAATCAAAACCAAACTTTATCTTTACCAAAAATAGTAAAACTTACCGATACTTTTGATTGA
- a CDS encoding DUF2237 domain-containing protein, whose product MAGARNVLGGELEICCTSPITGFYRDGKCNTGAGDFGAHVVCAQVTEEFLAFTKAKGNDLSTPIPMFNFPGLKPGDRWCLCASRWKEALDAGVAPPVVLSATHPSALEYVSFDELKQHALDVV is encoded by the coding sequence ATGGCTGGTGCTAGAAACGTCCTGGGAGGAGAATTAGAAATTTGCTGCACTTCTCCCATCACGGGATTTTATCGCGATGGTAAATGTAACACGGGAGCGGGTGATTTTGGCGCTCATGTCGTCTGCGCTCAAGTAACTGAAGAATTTTTGGCATTTACTAAGGCTAAAGGTAATGATTTGAGTACGCCAATTCCGATGTTTAATTTTCCTGGTTTGAAGCCTGGGGATCGTTGGTGCTTGTGTGCTTCGCGATGGAAGGAAGCATTGGATGCTGGGGTTGCTCCTCCAGTGGTTTTATCAGCTACTCATCCGTCTGCTTTGGAATATGTTTCTTTTGATGAATTGAAGCAACACGCTCTTGATGTGGTGTAG
- a CDS encoding Spx/MgsR family RNA polymerase-binding regulatory protein yields MSILVYGIPNCGTCKKALKWLDDNGAQYEFINTKENPPTREMVQNWVKALGNKPMRNTSGQSYRALGEEKNDWTDEEWIDAFAKDAMLLKRPLFVKDGTAVLAGFRAKEEVILERLGL; encoded by the coding sequence GGAATCCCCAATTGCGGAACTTGTAAGAAAGCTCTTAAATGGTTGGACGATAACGGCGCTCAGTATGAATTTATCAATACTAAAGAAAACCCACCTACTCGCGAAATGGTGCAAAATTGGGTAAAAGCTTTAGGAAATAAACCAATGCGAAATACCTCGGGTCAATCTTATCGCGCTTTGGGGGAAGAGAAAAATGATTGGACAGATGAAGAATGGATTGACGCTTTTGCGAAAGATGCGATGCTCTTAAAACGGCCACTTTTCGTTAAAGATGGTACGGCGGTGTTGGCAGGTTTTCGAGCAAAAGAAGAGGTAATCTTAGAAAGGTTAGGTCTATAA